The Candidatus Effluviviaceae Genus I sp. genome segment ACGGAACCGAGGTGGCCCGCGCGCGGAGCACCTACGTCAGGATCGGCCGGCTGCGGACCAAGCCGGCGCAGGGAGCACCCGACCCCGCCGGGCGGATGCCGTAGGCAAAGAAGAAGGCAGGGGCTCGCGCCCCCGCCTCCATGAGACCCGTGCCGAGAACCGGCTAGCCCCGCACACGCCTGCGCAGGACCGCGCCGGCGCCCAGGAGACCCGTTCCGAGCAGCAGCAGCGTCGAGGGCTCTGGGACCGGCGGC includes the following:
- a CDS encoding PEP-CTERM sorting domain-containing protein codes for the protein PPVPEPSTLLLLGTGLLGAGAVLRRRVRG